In the genome of Harmonia axyridis chromosome 4, icHarAxyr1.1, whole genome shotgun sequence, the window GGCAGATTTAAACAAAAGGATTCAATGATAATGCTATTCACAAAATAGAAGAAGATTGGACAAAGTATTTCAGGAAATCTTATCGGAAATAGGTAGATTTAATAATGATAGAgcgttttgaaattaatttctttgCTAATTTCTCCGATTAAAGTTCATGCTATTTTAACTTTGAATCAATTATAGTATATCTATTTCATTGATGACAAATTTGTTTCTTTATTTACCTTAATTGACATATCAATAATATTTACATTCACTGTGGATCAATCATGTTTCACTCAATTGTAtggttaaaaaaatattttcccatGAAAAATGTAAATATGGGCAGAAAATGTTTATGAttgaatcaattcaattcaaacaattcttcaaAAAAGCACCAAAAGCCGCTGAAGGAATCATAAATAACTATGGGTGTTTCTACAAGAACAACAAAAATGTCAATAATGTCAATGAAACTATGATCTATGGTTACAATAAACGTTATTCTGCTCAGATGttcacaaatattttttatttaattttaatatccACTCCTTCACAGAATATTGATTATtgaacatataataaaaaaatagtaatcGTGATATTATTCACAGTAAATAATCCGCTGATTACAGAGGCTCTTCTGGCTTGTAAATCAcgtttttattgtttatattaTTTGTGCTTAAGATCTCTATCCTGAACCCtgaattgtttttgtttattatctaaaaattcaaaatgagttCAGCTAGTAAGGTAACATTTATCATGATCTAGTTTtgtaaattatatttaaaaacgaCTCATTTCAGGTTGGAGAAATTTTTACTGCAGCTGGCCAAGCTTTCACCAAATTGGGAGACTTGACTATGCAGTTGCATCCAAATGCAGATTCTCCAACAGGGTAGGTGAAGTGGTTTTTTTTACTTGATGACATTATTATACTATCATCTTTTCATATAACAATTCTGTCTAGCAAATGGACCGATGAAGAAATTGAGATGTTACGTCAAGTAGTTAAACAGTTTTCAGATGGTTTACATCAGCTCAGTGAGCATATCAAAAGAAGAACAGTGTAAGTTGTATTTCTTACAAAATTGAAGAGAATTTTCATATTCCTCAATTGATTTCTTATTTTGCACATTTCTATGCAGACATAACATGTATTTTTATTAGAAGAATTATAACAAAATCAACATTCTCTTGTCAAAGGCTATCCCAATTTCTTCAttgtcttaatttttttttattaatgttaGAACCCAAATTAGAACAGCTCTAAAGAAGAAAGCTTTTGAAGATGCAGGCCTACCAGTTAGGCAAATCTCTGTTCCAACATCCCAGTTACAGTTGCAACAAGTTCCACAGACTCATAAATCAGAAGTTACTCTGAATATGCTGAATGCAGCAGAATCGGAAGTTGATGTGGAAGGTTTACATGAAGAAGTTAAACTAGAGTTTGAAGGAGGAGATGAAAATGTAGCTTCTTAATTTGTCaatgtattttattttgtttttgtgatatatttcttATTGTACAAATTACTCTCTTTGATAAGAATAAATTTTATAACTTTATTATGTGCATTCATGGAAACTTATGTCCCAATAGATAATACAATACAGTcagtatttattaatttttagacGACTTATTATTCCTAATAATAATTAAGCCTCAACTTTACATTTGAGATGGTAAAGAAACGGActgtaaattataaaaatatctcAACACTTTGGAAATTTTGTTCATATTACGAAGGAAATAAACAATCTTTGTGTATATTTTGAGAGCAAATTCCAATTATGCAGTTAGCATATTCACAATTCCAAATGAGAACTATGCCATTTTATCACCTGAAGAATAGCGTCTTTCTACCCCACTTAGTATCTTCAGTTTCTGTGATTTTGATTCTTTTACATTGTTGTATTAAGATATCTTCTATATCTTTAACTATATTTTCTCTATATTTAAGGAACTGGAAATGCTGGAAATTATTTTTGCTCTTCTTCATTCGTTTCACAGCACTCTTATAGCATTTCCAAGGTTGTGCTTCAATAACTAAAACTTCTGCAAGATTTGACATACGTTCAAGGAAGGTTTTCAGTCCTGCATCACCATGGTTTAAATGAATCCACATTGTTACTGAGAAACATGTtactatttgaaattttttcaaaccaaTATTATTCAGATATGTTTGGATAAAGTCGTACCCATCAGAACTCATTATATCAATACAGACAAATTTTATATCTGTAGTATTTTGTTCTTTAGCTCGATCTATTAGTGTTGGATCTATATCTATTCctagaattttattttgatttccaTATCTGCATAAGAAAGAACTGAAAGCTTGAGTCAAATCCTGGAagagaaataattttcatagtGATACAATATGATAAATGAGAATATTGACTTACACCTGTATTGCAACCGACATCCAAGCAGTGGTATATTATATCTTCTGTTTTCCAGATGTTTTTTGGCAAACGTTCTATCCGTTCGTTAGGCGGATAGAAACTGTAATAGTTAATAAAATTTCCGAAACGTACAGCTCCAGGGTCATTTCCTTGGAATTTTAAGTCTTTTTCTAAATTCATATTTTAGGCTACTTGTAACTTTGGATTCCTTTGGAAGGAAATGAGGTGCAAATATGCCACTGAACCTAAGGGAGAGTAtaaacatttattatttttctgaat includes:
- the LOC123679291 gene encoding chromatin complexes subunit BAP18 yields the protein MSSASKVGEIFTAAGQAFTKLGDLTMQLHPNADSPTGKWTDEEIEMLRQVVKQFSDGLHQLSEHIKRRTVTQIRTALKKKAFEDAGLPVRQISVPTSQLQLQQVPQTHKSEVTLNMLNAAESEVDVEGLHEEVKLEFEGGDENVAS
- the LOC123679281 gene encoding probable RNA methyltransferase CG11342 produces the protein MNLEKDLKFQGNDPGAVRFGNFINYYSFYPPNERIERLPKNIWKTEDIIYHCLDVGCNTGDLTQAFSSFLCRYGNQNKILGIDIDPTLIDRAKEQNTTDIKFVCIDIMSSDGYDFIQTYLNNIGLKKFQIVTCFSVTMWIHLNHGDAGLKTFLERMSNLAEVLVIEAQPWKCYKSAVKRMKKSKNNFQHFQFLKYRENIVKDIEDILIQQCKRIKITETEDTKWGRKTLFFR